One genomic window of Lytechinus variegatus isolate NC3 chromosome 1, Lvar_3.0, whole genome shotgun sequence includes the following:
- the LOC121429593 gene encoding syntaxin-17-like gives MAEFGEIPNCRDEEPSEIMKQPIKKLEPAINRFTKIAIPLDLDRLANHCRNIQKFQQLQQWDKLRVEQINARRTVQQLKANVREMEKVRLQVNDDDLKSFDDQVSPVKEEVIQAVVKVIELCGVETSPLDPPVMTQSLTDSLLSTDEGLRSRFRHSNSLEASSHSSSMESSDAVPENLSQESSEAHHPLQQQEQQQQQQTQEDMMPSQEVQDSWDMLKNELVELNSLTHEFAAQVQAQQEQVDSIQNNIQVAQTNIQTGVKHLLKASTYKAAMLPIGGALLGGIVGGPVGIVAGMKVGAAAALGGGAIGFLSGRAIKKRQEKKIQMEMSVLTNGTLEGSVVESRKDK, from the exons ATGGCAGAGTTTGGTGAAATCCCAAATTGTAGAGACGAAGAACCCTCAGAGATCATGAAACAGCCCATCAAGAAGCTTGAACCTGCAATCAACAGGTTCACCAAGATTGCAATACCACTGGACCTAGATAGGCTTGCCAATCATTGCAGAAACATCCAGAAG TTTCAACAACTACAGCAATGGGACAAGCTCAGAGTAGAGCAGATTAACGCCAGAAGAACAGTGCAA CAACTCAAAGCCAATGTCCGAGAGATGGAGAAGGTGAGATTACAGGTCAATGATGATGACCTGAAGTCCTTTGATGACCAAGTCTCTCCGGTCAAAGAGGAGGTCATCCAGGCTGTAGTCAAGGTCATTGAACTCTGTGGAGTTGAGACCTCGCCGTTAGACCCACCGGTCATGACCCAGTCTCTAACAGACTCACTACTGAGTACTGATGAAGGTCTTAGATCCAGATTTAGACATTCAAACTCACTTGAAG CAAGCAGCCATAGTTCTTCCATGGAATCTTCAGATGCCGTCCCAGAAAACTTATCTCAAGAATCTAGTGAAGCGCATCATCCGCTACAACAGCaggaacaacaacaacaacaacaaactcAAGAGGATATGATGCCATCACAAGAAGTTCAAGATTCCTGGGATATGTTGAAGAATGAGCTTGTGGAACTTAACAGTCTCACACATGAGTTTGCTGCACAAGTACAG GCACAGCAAGAGCAAGTTGACAGtattcaaaacaacatccaaGTTGCTCAAACAAACATCCAAACTGGTGTGAAACATCTCTTAAAG GCATCTACCTATAAAGCTGCTATGCTACCAATAGGTGGCGCTCTCTTGGGAGGAATAGTGGGCGGCCCTGTTGGGATCGTAGCTGGAATGAAGGTCGGGGCTGCCGCTGCTCTTGGGGGCGGGGCTATAGGATTCCTGAGTGGACGTGCCATAAAAAAACGGCAAGAGAAGAAGATCCAGATGGAGATGTCGGTTCTCACTAATGGAACTCTAGAGGGCAGTGTTGTAGAATCAAGGAAGGATAAATGA